One Micromonospora sp. FIMYZ51 genomic window carries:
- a CDS encoding ABC transporter ATP-binding protein: MPSAESGDTAAITVTDVEHRYGDVVALGPIDLTVPPGEFLVLVGASGCGKSTLLRLIAGFERPTTGTVLTGGVPPIPGRGAGLVFQQPRLFPWRTVGGNIELALRYAGQPTDGIDALLNRVGLHDVAKRRTWQISGGQQQRVSIARALAADRPLLLLDEPFAALDALTRERLQEDLRSVSTATGRTSIFVTHSVDEAVFLGSRVVVLSPRPGRIVLDLPVHLPRTGITPNDLRGLPDYAALRAEIGHAVRSEGASA, translated from the coding sequence ATGCCCTCGGCTGAATCCGGTGACACCGCGGCGATCACCGTCACCGACGTCGAGCACAGGTACGGCGATGTCGTCGCCCTCGGCCCCATCGATTTGACGGTGCCGCCGGGCGAGTTCCTCGTCCTGGTCGGCGCGTCCGGGTGCGGCAAGAGCACACTGCTGCGGCTGATCGCCGGCTTCGAGCGGCCCACCACCGGCACGGTCCTGACCGGCGGCGTACCACCGATCCCGGGGCGCGGCGCCGGCCTGGTTTTTCAGCAGCCCCGGCTCTTTCCGTGGAGAACCGTCGGCGGCAACATCGAGTTGGCCCTGCGGTACGCCGGGCAGCCCACCGACGGCATCGACGCGCTCCTCAACCGGGTCGGGCTGCACGACGTGGCAAAGCGCCGCACCTGGCAGATCTCCGGCGGCCAGCAGCAGCGAGTCTCCATCGCTCGGGCCCTCGCCGCCGACCGCCCACTGCTGCTGCTCGATGAACCGTTCGCGGCGCTCGACGCGCTCACCCGCGAGCGCCTCCAGGAAGACCTTCGCTCGGTCAGCACCGCGACCGGGCGCACCTCGATCTTCGTTACACACAGTGTGGACGAGGCAGTCTTTCTCGGCAGCCGGGTCGTGGTGCTCAGCCCTCGTCCCGGCCGGATCGTCCTGGACCTGCCCGTCCACCTACCTCGCACCGGCATCACCCCGAACGATCTGCGAGGCCTGCCCGATTACGCCGCCCTGCGTGCCGAGATCGGACACGCCGTCCGAAGCGAAGGAGCATCCGCGTGA
- a CDS encoding LLM class flavin-dependent oxidoreductase: protein MSDSTLHLAVALDGLGWHPAAWRISPAEPAAPLSPRWWATLAGEAERAALDMVTLEDSLDLQSGAADGPDGHTDQMRGRLDALLVAARIAPLTRHIGLVPTTSVTHTEPFHVSTAVATLDHVSGGRAGWRPRVSARRSEARHFGRRDLPILDPTQLDDPETVRLIGDLFAEAGDAVEVVRRLWDSWQDDAEIRDVATGRFVDRDRLHYINFTGRWFSVKGPSIVPRPPQGQPVVAALAHSSVPYAFAARHADVVFVTPADAGHAAAIVAEIRAAEEIVGRTGPPLRILADLLVLLDETPALARGRRARLNDLASTDLHSDATTFTGTPGQLADLIQEWQRSGLAGFRLRPAVLPDDLTAITRALVPALRERNLFRAGYPGGTLRDLLGLPRPASRYAAVATA, encoded by the coding sequence ATGTCCGACTCCACTCTCCACCTGGCCGTGGCCCTCGACGGCCTCGGCTGGCACCCGGCTGCCTGGCGTATCTCACCCGCCGAGCCTGCCGCGCCGCTGTCCCCCCGTTGGTGGGCCACCCTGGCTGGCGAAGCCGAACGCGCCGCGCTCGACATGGTCACCCTCGAAGACAGTCTCGACCTGCAATCAGGCGCGGCCGACGGGCCAGACGGCCACACCGACCAGATGCGCGGACGGTTGGACGCACTGCTCGTCGCCGCCCGGATCGCCCCCCTGACCCGGCACATCGGGCTGGTACCGACCACAAGCGTCACGCACACCGAACCGTTCCACGTCTCCACCGCGGTGGCCACCCTCGACCATGTCAGCGGCGGGAGGGCCGGCTGGCGACCCCGCGTCTCCGCGCGCCGGTCCGAGGCGCGCCACTTCGGCCGCCGCGACCTGCCCATCCTGGATCCGACCCAGCTGGACGACCCGGAAACGGTACGTCTGATCGGCGACCTGTTCGCCGAAGCGGGCGACGCGGTGGAGGTCGTCCGGCGGCTCTGGGACAGCTGGCAGGACGACGCCGAGATTCGGGATGTCGCCACCGGTCGCTTCGTCGACCGGGACCGGCTGCACTACATCAACTTCACCGGCAGGTGGTTCTCCGTGAAGGGGCCGTCCATCGTGCCCCGTCCACCGCAGGGCCAGCCGGTGGTGGCCGCCCTCGCTCATTCATCGGTGCCGTACGCCTTCGCCGCCCGGCACGCCGACGTCGTCTTCGTCACCCCCGCCGACGCCGGCCACGCCGCCGCCATCGTTGCCGAGATCCGTGCCGCCGAGGAGATCGTCGGCCGCACCGGGCCGCCGCTGCGCATCCTCGCCGACCTGCTGGTCCTGCTCGACGAGACACCGGCCCTGGCGCGCGGGCGTCGGGCCCGCCTCAACGACCTGGCCAGCACTGACCTGCACTCCGACGCGACCACGTTCACCGGCACCCCCGGACAGCTCGCCGACCTCATCCAGGAGTGGCAGCGCAGCGGCCTGGCCGGGTTCCGGCTGCGTCCCGCCGTGCTCCCCGACGATCTCACGGCGATCACCCGGGCGTTGGTCCCGGCCCTGCGCGAGCGGAATCTGTTCCGCGCCGGTTACCCCGGTGGGACGCTGCGTGACCTGCTCGGCCTGCCTCGGCCGGCCAGCCGCTACGCCGCCGTGGCCACCGCCTGA
- a CDS encoding TauD/TfdA family dioxygenase, whose product MVHTQLDLEPLGPHFGALVHGLDLAIATDEEVVALRAALVDRKVLFLRGQRLDDDGQVRLGRRIGELTASHPVVGGVDDAHPEIYALDSTDNGFADVWHTDVTFMKRPPLGSILRAVILPPTGGDTNWADAQLAYESLSAPVRQLVDQLTAVHDGTREFGYYLAQRGGNVWEGQQVSRLDPVEHPVVRVHPETGRRGVFVNPGFTSHIVGVSEVESRAILDLLYAHLTKPEHIVRHRWCAGDVALWDNRSTAHYANRDYGSARRVMHRITLRGDIPYGPEDQERHPCHSLASSS is encoded by the coding sequence ATGGTCCATACCCAGCTCGACCTCGAACCGCTGGGACCACACTTTGGTGCTCTGGTCCACGGTCTGGATCTGGCCATCGCCACCGACGAGGAGGTCGTGGCGCTGCGCGCAGCGCTCGTCGACCGCAAGGTGCTCTTCCTGCGCGGTCAGCGCCTCGACGACGATGGTCAGGTGCGTCTGGGACGCCGGATCGGAGAACTGACCGCATCCCACCCCGTGGTCGGCGGCGTCGATGACGCACACCCCGAGATCTACGCCCTCGACAGCACGGACAACGGCTTCGCCGACGTCTGGCACACCGACGTCACCTTCATGAAGCGACCACCACTCGGCTCGATCCTGCGCGCCGTCATCCTTCCGCCGACCGGCGGAGACACCAACTGGGCCGACGCGCAACTGGCGTACGAGTCGCTCAGCGCACCGGTACGGCAGCTTGTAGATCAACTCACGGCGGTACACGACGGCACCCGCGAGTTCGGTTACTACCTGGCCCAGCGCGGGGGCAACGTGTGGGAGGGCCAACAGGTGTCCCGGCTGGACCCGGTCGAGCACCCGGTCGTCCGGGTCCATCCCGAGACCGGTCGTCGAGGAGTCTTCGTGAACCCGGGCTTCACCTCGCACATTGTCGGCGTGTCCGAGGTCGAGAGCCGGGCCATCCTGGACCTGCTCTACGCCCACCTCACCAAGCCGGAGCACATCGTGCGACACCGCTGGTGTGCAGGGGACGTAGCGCTCTGGGACAACCGCAGCACCGCCCACTACGCCAACCGCGACTACGGATCCGCCCGGCGGGTCATGCACCGCATCACCCTGCGCGGCGACATTCCCTACGGCCCGGAGGACCAGGAACGTCACCCGTGCCATTCCTTGGCCAGCAGCTCGTAG
- a CDS encoding ABC transporter substrate-binding protein, with the protein MRKIVGLLAAVSLLLVACGDGAASGGDPGRKTIRIAYQAFPSGDLIVKNQGLLEDALPDYQITWTKFDSGASINTAFVAGSVDIAAIGSSPVARGLSAPLNIPYQVAFVLDVAGDNEALVARNGSGVTDVAGLRGKKVGTPFASTAHYSLLAALDRAGIKESELTIVDLEPQDILAAWTRGDLDAAYSWLPSLDELRKTGTVLVTSRELATAGKPTLDLGVVATDFVQAHPAAVDAWRKAQSQALNLIHDDPAAAAKSVGAELNLSPEEAQRQLSQGVFLKPEDLASPDWLGTSAAKGRLADNLVSAAQFLKDQQKIDAVPDLATVQAAIYTEGLPDALG; encoded by the coding sequence ATGCGCAAGATAGTCGGCCTGCTGGCAGCCGTGTCCCTACTGTTGGTTGCCTGCGGCGACGGCGCCGCCAGCGGTGGCGATCCGGGCCGCAAGACCATCCGAATCGCCTACCAGGCCTTTCCCAGCGGCGACCTCATCGTGAAGAACCAGGGACTTCTTGAGGATGCGCTACCCGACTACCAGATCACCTGGACCAAGTTCGACTCCGGCGCGAGCATCAACACCGCCTTCGTCGCTGGCAGCGTCGACATCGCGGCGATCGGGTCGAGTCCGGTGGCGCGCGGTCTCTCCGCGCCGCTGAACATTCCGTATCAGGTCGCCTTCGTCCTCGACGTGGCCGGCGACAACGAGGCCTTGGTGGCCCGCAACGGCTCCGGCGTCACCGACGTCGCTGGCTTGCGTGGCAAGAAGGTGGGGACCCCCTTCGCCTCCACCGCCCACTACAGCCTGCTGGCCGCCCTGGATCGGGCCGGCATCAAGGAATCAGAGCTCACCATCGTCGACCTGGAGCCCCAGGACATCCTGGCCGCCTGGACCCGGGGCGACCTGGACGCGGCCTACTCCTGGTTGCCATCGCTGGATGAGCTCCGGAAGACCGGTACGGTGCTGGTCACCAGTCGCGAACTCGCCACCGCCGGCAAGCCCACGCTGGACCTCGGCGTCGTCGCCACGGACTTTGTTCAGGCGCACCCTGCTGCGGTCGACGCCTGGCGCAAGGCTCAGTCCCAGGCCCTGAACCTGATCCACGACGATCCCGCCGCGGCAGCGAAGTCGGTCGGCGCCGAACTCAACCTCAGCCCGGAGGAAGCGCAGCGGCAACTTTCGCAGGGTGTCTTTCTCAAGCCCGAGGATCTGGCCAGCCCCGACTGGCTCGGCACCTCCGCAGCCAAGGGCAGGCTCGCTGACAATCTCGTCAGCGCGGCGCAGTTCCTCAAAGATCAGCAGAAGATCGACGCTGTGCCGGACCTGGCGACCGTGCAGGCAGCGATCTACACCGAAGGACTACCCGATGCCCTCGGCTGA
- a CDS encoding NtaA/DmoA family FMN-dependent monooxygenase (This protein belongs to a clade of FMN-dependent monooxygenases, within a broader family of flavin-dependent oxidoreductases, the luciferase-like monooxygenase (LMM) family, some of whose members use coenzyme F420 rather than FMN.) has product MPKQIILAAHFPGVNNTTVWSDPDSGSQIDFASFVHLARTAERGLFDFFFLAEGLRLREQRGRIHDLDVVGRPDTLTVLAALAAVTTHLGLAGTLNATFREPYELARQLATLDHLSGGRAAWNVVTTSDAFTGENFRRGGFLDRSLRYERAAEFVSATRQLWESWPADAVVGDRASGRYLSTADPGTFSHHGDQFDIAGHFTVPRSPQLHPVILQAGDSPDGREFAAASADAIFSRHGTLEAGQEFYRDVKSRLDRHGRQPDDLKIIPGVTVVLGDTDAEAQEKAHHIRRQQFSPHTALLLLEQLWNRDLSGHDPEGPLPTIDPDVSGEAISRGRAGIHADPVATARQWRTLAEEKGLGIRDLIIEVAGRQSFVGTPQQVAERMNHFVQSDAADGFILVPHLTPGGLDEFVDQVVPLLQEKRVFRTRYTGTTLREHLGLGAARPVSPTVASA; this is encoded by the coding sequence GTGCCCAAACAGATCATCCTCGCCGCCCACTTTCCCGGCGTGAACAACACGACCGTGTGGAGCGATCCCGACTCCGGCAGCCAGATCGACTTCGCCTCCTTCGTCCACCTTGCCCGTACCGCCGAGCGCGGTCTGTTCGACTTCTTCTTCCTCGCCGAAGGACTGAGGCTGCGCGAGCAGCGTGGCCGCATCCACGACCTGGACGTGGTGGGCCGCCCTGACACGCTGACCGTGCTGGCCGCCCTGGCCGCCGTCACCACACACCTCGGCCTCGCCGGCACCCTCAATGCGACCTTCCGGGAGCCGTACGAGTTGGCCCGCCAACTCGCCACCCTGGACCACCTCTCCGGCGGGCGGGCCGCCTGGAACGTGGTCACCACCTCCGACGCCTTCACCGGGGAGAACTTCCGCCGTGGTGGCTTCCTGGACCGATCCCTGCGCTACGAGCGTGCGGCGGAGTTCGTCAGCGCCACCCGCCAGCTGTGGGAGTCCTGGCCGGCCGATGCCGTGGTCGGTGATCGCGCCAGTGGTCGTTACCTCAGCACGGCCGACCCGGGGACCTTCAGTCACCACGGCGACCAGTTCGACATCGCGGGCCATTTCACGGTGCCGAGAAGCCCGCAGCTACACCCGGTGATCCTGCAGGCGGGCGACTCGCCCGACGGGCGGGAGTTCGCCGCCGCCAGCGCCGACGCGATCTTCTCCCGCCACGGTACGCTGGAGGCCGGGCAGGAGTTCTACCGCGACGTCAAGTCCCGGCTGGACCGCCACGGCCGCCAACCGGATGACCTGAAGATCATTCCCGGGGTGACTGTCGTCCTCGGCGACACCGACGCCGAAGCCCAGGAGAAGGCCCACCACATCCGCCGTCAACAGTTCAGCCCGCATACGGCCCTGCTGCTGCTTGAGCAACTGTGGAACCGCGACCTGTCCGGACACGACCCGGAGGGGCCGTTGCCGACAATCGATCCGGACGTCTCCGGCGAAGCGATCAGTCGTGGCCGCGCTGGGATACACGCCGACCCGGTCGCCACCGCGCGCCAGTGGCGTACCCTCGCCGAGGAGAAGGGCCTCGGCATCCGTGATCTGATCATCGAGGTCGCTGGCCGGCAGTCCTTCGTCGGCACCCCGCAGCAGGTCGCCGAGCGCATGAACCACTTCGTGCAGTCCGATGCCGCAGACGGGTTCATCCTGGTGCCCCACCTGACCCCGGGCGGTCTTGACGAGTTCGTCGACCAGGTAGTGCCGCTGCTGCAGGAAAAGCGTGTCTTCCGCACCCGCTACACCGGCACCACCCTGCGCGAGCACCTCGGTCTGGGTGCTGCTCGTCCGGTCTCACCCACGGTGGCGTCGGCATGA
- a CDS encoding ABC transporter permease: MTATVPAPPAAETSIGASTAARGSLAPRGGRRRRVLLRLFALVVLYGLWVVAARATSNPTFIPSPGAVWHQLVQTSTTHDGIRGYSGYLLIEHLGVSLRRILIGSVIGVAGGVLLGVVMGTVGWIRVVVEPVVTFVRALPPLAYFSLFIIWFGIDETPKLWLLSIAALPPVAVATAAAVYSAPTGLVEAARALGAGRAQVIRDVVLPHALPEIFTGIRIAVGVAYSSVVAAETINGVPGIGGMVRDAQRYSQTDVVILGLFAIGLSGLIIDALLRTAENRLIPWRGQI; this comes from the coding sequence GTGACTGCCACAGTCCCCGCGCCACCCGCTGCGGAAACCTCGATCGGTGCGTCGACGGCCGCCCGGGGGTCACTGGCACCTCGTGGCGGACGACGACGCCGGGTCCTCCTGCGGCTATTCGCCCTTGTCGTGCTCTACGGCCTCTGGGTAGTCGCCGCCCGGGCCACGAGCAATCCGACCTTCATCCCCTCCCCCGGTGCGGTGTGGCACCAGTTGGTCCAGACGTCGACTACCCACGATGGCATTCGCGGCTACAGCGGGTACCTGCTCATCGAGCATCTCGGCGTCAGCCTGCGGCGCATCCTGATCGGGTCCGTGATCGGCGTGGCCGGTGGGGTGCTCCTCGGTGTCGTGATGGGAACTGTCGGTTGGATCCGGGTGGTGGTCGAACCGGTCGTGACCTTCGTTCGGGCCCTTCCGCCGCTTGCCTACTTCAGCCTTTTCATCATCTGGTTCGGCATCGACGAGACTCCGAAGCTCTGGTTGCTCTCCATCGCCGCATTGCCGCCGGTGGCGGTCGCGACCGCGGCAGCCGTCTACTCCGCACCGACCGGGCTGGTGGAGGCCGCCCGGGCGCTGGGCGCCGGTCGTGCTCAGGTGATCCGCGACGTGGTGCTACCCCACGCGCTACCGGAGATATTCACCGGCATCCGGATCGCGGTCGGGGTCGCGTACTCCTCGGTGGTCGCCGCCGAGACGATCAACGGCGTGCCGGGCATCGGTGGCATGGTCCGCGACGCCCAGCGCTACTCCCAGACCGACGTCGTCATTCTCGGCCTCTTCGCCATTGGCCTGTCCGGCCTCATCATCGACGCCCTGCTACGGACCGCCGAAAACCGGCTCATTCCGTGGCGGGGCCAGATCTAG
- a CDS encoding IS701 family transposase: MGCFAGRFGRVEPRRAAGQFVTGLLADIEIKTCWQLAEQAGHARPDAMQRLLYRAVWDADAVRDDLRQLITARFGAPDAVLVVDDTGDLKKGIHTVGVQRQYTGTAGRIENSQVGVFLGYAGADGHTLIDRRVYLPASWTDDRDRCQAAGVPDEVEFATKPELAAQMITSALDAGVPAGWAAADEAYGNNTDFRAGLREHEVGYVLAVSRSHLVPIDGGKTRVRADRIAADLPATAWQRRSAGAGSKGPRFYDWAWLDDVCTDADPDDGGRTDRPALAELLAAGAGLRGDPGLADSILIRKNTATGELAFYRCWAPRPATLAQFVRVAGIRWTVEEAFQAAKSQVGLDQHQVRRWDSWHRFTTLALAALAVLAISAADTTDEPSDTKLIPLTVNEIRRLINACLIRPITDLAHRLHWSGWRRRHQARARQAHYTRRLNLELQP, from the coding sequence CTGGGCTGCTTCGCGGGCCGGTTCGGGCGGGTGGAACCGCGCCGGGCGGCGGGACAGTTCGTGACCGGGCTGCTGGCCGACATCGAGATCAAGACGTGCTGGCAGTTGGCCGAGCAGGCCGGGCATGCCCGGCCGGACGCGATGCAAAGGTTGCTGTACCGGGCGGTGTGGGACGCCGACGCCGTCCGCGACGACCTGCGGCAGCTGATCACCGCCCGGTTCGGTGCCCCCGATGCGGTCTTGGTCGTTGACGACACGGGTGACCTGAAGAAGGGCATACACACGGTCGGAGTGCAACGCCAGTACACCGGCACCGCGGGGCGGATCGAGAACAGCCAGGTCGGGGTGTTCCTCGGCTACGCCGGCGCCGATGGGCACACCCTGATCGACCGGCGGGTGTATCTGCCGGCGTCGTGGACCGACGACCGGGACCGCTGCCAGGCCGCCGGCGTGCCCGACGAGGTCGAGTTCGCGACCAAGCCGGAGCTGGCCGCTCAGATGATCACCTCCGCCCTGGACGCTGGAGTGCCGGCCGGCTGGGCCGCCGCGGACGAGGCTTACGGCAACAACACCGACTTCCGCGCTGGGCTGCGCGAGCACGAGGTCGGCTACGTCCTGGCCGTGTCCCGCAGCCACCTGGTCCCGATCGACGGCGGCAAGACTCGGGTCCGTGCCGACCGAATCGCCGCTGACCTGCCCGCCACGGCGTGGCAACGCCGATCGGCCGGCGCCGGATCCAAGGGCCCACGCTTCTACGACTGGGCCTGGCTCGACGACGTCTGCACCGACGCCGACCCCGACGACGGCGGCCGAACCGACCGGCCGGCCCTGGCCGAGCTGCTCGCCGCGGGCGCTGGGCTACGTGGCGACCCTGGACTCGCAGACAGCATCTTGATCAGGAAGAACACCGCCACCGGTGAGCTGGCCTTCTATCGCTGCTGGGCACCCAGGCCAGCAACCCTCGCCCAGTTCGTCCGGGTCGCCGGCATCCGCTGGACCGTCGAGGAAGCCTTCCAGGCCGCCAAGAGCCAAGTCGGCCTGGACCAGCACCAGGTCCGCCGCTGGGACTCCTGGCACCGCTTCACCACCCTGGCCCTGGCCGCCCTCGCCGTCCTCGCGATCAGCGCCGCCGACACGACCGACGAGCCCAGCGACACCAAGTTGATCCCGCTGACCGTCAACGAGATCCGCCGCCTGATCAACGCCTGCCTCATCCGTCCGATCACCGACCTCGCCCACCGTTTGCACTGGTCAGGCTGGCGGCGGCGGCATCAAGCCCGAGCCCGCCAAGCCCACTACACACGCCGACTCAACCTCGAACTTCAGCCATGA
- a CDS encoding LLM class flavin-dependent oxidoreductase — MKVLLITLITHLPDPVTGRRRSTTERFRQVVDNAVLAEELGFDGYGVGERHERPFISSSPPVVLSHIAARTSTIRLFTAVTTLSLLDPVRAYEDYATLDHLSGGRLDLIIGKGNGAAQAQLFHVTPEDQWARNREGYELFRRLWREEKVTWSGRFRPPLVDAETWPRPLQQPIRVWHGSATSRESVDLAARYGDPIFSANVTNPIEPYAELIRYYRERWVHYGHDPADALVGAGTAGFYAAGTSQEAVETYRPIFDARVAAFRKAGVRPVFESLEDAIERSSILVGSPPQIIEKVLRYHERFGHEVIHLQADSDGLTDKQHRQTLELFQTEIAPALRRAIPSRPLHRVVRHQRLS, encoded by the coding sequence ATGAAGGTCCTCCTCATCACCCTCATCACCCACCTGCCCGACCCGGTCACCGGGCGGCGCAGAAGCACCACCGAACGGTTCCGCCAGGTCGTCGACAACGCGGTACTCGCCGAGGAGTTGGGCTTCGACGGGTACGGCGTCGGTGAGCGCCACGAACGGCCCTTCATCTCCTCGTCGCCGCCGGTGGTGCTCAGCCACATCGCCGCGCGCACGTCCACCATCCGGCTGTTCACCGCGGTCACCACGCTCAGCCTGCTGGACCCGGTGCGGGCCTACGAGGACTACGCCACCCTGGACCACCTGTCCGGTGGCCGACTGGACCTGATCATCGGTAAGGGCAACGGTGCCGCCCAGGCTCAGTTGTTCCACGTCACCCCGGAAGACCAGTGGGCGCGCAATCGGGAAGGCTACGAGCTGTTCCGGCGGCTGTGGCGGGAGGAGAAAGTCACCTGGTCCGGCCGGTTCCGGCCGCCGCTGGTGGACGCCGAGACCTGGCCCCGGCCCCTGCAACAGCCCATCCGCGTCTGGCACGGTAGTGCCACCAGTCGCGAGTCCGTGGACCTGGCAGCACGCTACGGCGACCCGATCTTCTCCGCCAACGTCACAAACCCCATCGAGCCGTACGCGGAGCTGATCCGTTACTACCGTGAGCGGTGGGTGCACTACGGTCACGACCCGGCCGATGCCCTGGTGGGCGCCGGCACCGCCGGCTTCTACGCGGCGGGAACCTCACAGGAGGCGGTCGAGACCTATCGGCCGATCTTCGACGCGCGGGTCGCGGCGTTCCGGAAGGCCGGCGTACGGCCGGTCTTCGAGAGCCTTGAGGACGCCATCGAACGCAGCTCGATCCTGGTCGGCAGCCCGCCTCAGATCATCGAGAAGGTGCTGCGCTACCACGAACGGTTCGGCCACGAGGTGATCCATCTGCAGGCCGATTCCGACGGCCTCACCGACAAGCAGCACCGGCAGACCCTCGAACTGTTCCAGACCGAGATCGCTCCCGCGCTGCGTCGAGCGATCCCCAGCCGCCCCCTGCACCGCGTCGTCCGCCACCAGCGCCTGAGCTGA
- a CDS encoding LLM class flavin-dependent oxidoreductase, with protein MPSTPLSVLDLSPVPAGGTVGEALRNTIDLARRAEQFGYRRYWLAEHHFAPGVASAAPAVLIGQVAAATHHIRVGSGAVQLGHQTALALVEQFGTLDALYPGRIDLGLGRSGQRRAEAVRELAADAPPTAAESRVVDGLLIPPPFSFAKILTSPRAALHSALLQQPGAQPPAFAEQVGDLLALLRGDYRDADGLDAHATPGEGADVQVWLLGSSGGESAQLAGTLGLPFAANYHVSPATVLDAVQAYRAAFRPSATLTEPYVIVSADVVVAPDDATARHLATPYGLWVRSIRRGRGAIPFPSPEQAAAHTWTQEDADLVADRVDTQFAGSPSTVARHLRTLRDVTSADELLITTITHSHADRVNSYELLAKEWHG; from the coding sequence ATGCCATCGACTCCACTGTCCGTGCTCGACCTGTCCCCGGTGCCCGCAGGCGGCACCGTGGGCGAGGCCCTGCGCAACACCATCGACCTCGCCCGCCGCGCCGAGCAGTTCGGCTACCGTCGGTACTGGCTCGCCGAACACCACTTCGCCCCGGGAGTGGCCAGCGCCGCCCCGGCGGTGCTGATCGGGCAGGTCGCCGCCGCCACCCACCACATCCGGGTCGGCTCGGGAGCCGTACAACTCGGCCATCAGACCGCGCTGGCCTTGGTGGAGCAGTTCGGCACCCTCGACGCCCTGTACCCGGGCCGGATCGATCTCGGTCTCGGCCGTTCCGGTCAGCGGCGGGCCGAGGCGGTCCGGGAGCTCGCCGCCGACGCCCCGCCCACCGCTGCCGAGTCGCGGGTGGTCGACGGACTACTCATCCCGCCCCCGTTCTCGTTCGCGAAGATCCTGACCTCACCGCGTGCCGCGCTGCACTCGGCGCTGCTGCAGCAACCGGGTGCCCAGCCGCCGGCCTTCGCCGAGCAGGTCGGAGACCTGCTCGCCCTGCTGCGCGGCGACTACCGCGACGCTGACGGCCTCGACGCGCACGCAACACCCGGTGAGGGTGCCGACGTACAGGTGTGGTTGCTGGGCAGCAGCGGGGGTGAGAGCGCCCAACTCGCCGGAACGCTCGGGCTGCCGTTCGCCGCCAACTACCACGTCAGCCCGGCCACCGTGCTCGACGCGGTGCAGGCGTACCGGGCGGCGTTCCGGCCCTCGGCGACGCTGACCGAGCCGTATGTCATCGTCTCCGCCGACGTTGTCGTCGCACCCGATGACGCCACCGCCCGCCACCTCGCCACGCCCTACGGCCTGTGGGTACGCAGCATCCGCCGAGGACGTGGGGCGATCCCGTTCCCCAGCCCCGAGCAGGCCGCAGCGCACACCTGGACCCAGGAGGATGCGGACCTCGTGGCGGATCGGGTTGACACCCAGTTCGCCGGCTCGCCCAGCACCGTCGCGCGCCACCTGCGGACGCTGCGCGACGTCACCTCTGCCGACGAACTGCTCATCACCACCATCACCCACTCACACGCTGACCGGGTCAACTCCTACGAGCTGCTGGCCAAGGAATGGCACGGGTGA
- the cas2 gene encoding CRISPR-associated endonuclease Cas2, protein MDLLVTYDVETATPKGQRRLRKVAKICEAYGHRVQKSVFEVVCRETDKVRFIAALQEAIDPTQDSIRIYRLPAYALDDVEHLGKPRPIDPRGALVI, encoded by the coding sequence GTGGACCTCCTTGTCACCTACGACGTCGAAACCGCCACCCCGAAGGGACAACGCCGACTCCGCAAGGTCGCCAAGATATGCGAAGCGTACGGCCACCGCGTACAGAAGTCGGTCTTCGAAGTCGTCTGCCGCGAAACCGACAAGGTGCGCTTCATCGCCGCGCTTCAGGAGGCCATCGACCCCACCCAAGACAGCATCCGCATCTACCGGCTACCGGCCTATGCGCTCGACGATGTCGAACATCTCGGCAAGCCCCGGCCGATAGACCCGCGAGGAGCCTTGGTGATCTAG
- a CDS encoding CRISPR-associated endonuclease Cas3'': MSTLWAHSPAPGGDRWHFLADHLRGTGELARRFAGPFGGGEVAYWLGALHDVGKAACAWQGRLAVVASTGSSVGIDHKSLGTRIAYERGLGAFAGAIFGHHGGLIDSPTLWHQVQRRLNDAPGT; the protein is encoded by the coding sequence GTGAGTACTCTGTGGGCCCACAGTCCCGCTCCTGGCGGCGACCGATGGCATTTTCTTGCTGATCATCTTCGTGGCACCGGCGAGCTGGCACGCCGGTTTGCCGGTCCGTTCGGTGGTGGCGAGGTGGCGTATTGGCTGGGCGCGCTGCATGATGTGGGTAAGGCGGCCTGCGCCTGGCAGGGCAGGCTCGCCGTTGTTGCATCGACTGGTAGTTCAGTTGGCATTGACCACAAGTCGCTCGGCACTCGAATCGCTTATGAGCGTGGACTCGGCGCTTTCGCCGGTGCGATTTTCGGGCATCATGGTGGGCTGATCGATTCGCCAACGCTGTGGCACCAGGTCCAGCGCAGGCTGAATGATGCGCCGGGAACGTGA